The segment agttatatatacattatatgtaaagTTATAAAGTTCCaggtgtatatgtgtatataaataaatagatcctaCATATCAAATATATAGAGGAAATCATACATATGAAGCATTTATAGAGTTGAGATAACTTGTAAAGAAATTCTGTTTTGGAATATAGGTATCTTAGTGACTACTTTCTCTGAACATAATGATTTTAGGTGGACAAAGATTATTTAAAGTAGagaaatgcatcaaaaataaCTATTACTTCCATGATTACTGTACTTTACAATaattcctgcatggggcctgcttctccctctgcctgtgtctctgcctttcttacAAAACATGGGAGTTGATTAGTCCAAAGATGTAAGACACATGGAAGGTGATCTAGTGTAGCAAAACAGACAATAAAACgtttattttttataggaaaaatatgcATGCAATTGTGGGGTATCActgattaaaatgaaacaaaccagGGGTTTGTGTGACCCGTACACGTGCCTTAGCCAGGCTTGGTGCTTCGTTCCTCATGGTTTCTGTCCCTGTTTGAGGAAAGGAAATTTAAACTGGGGTGAGAATCTTCTATCCTGGTCTCAGAGGAGTAGTGTTTCATCCCACGTTCTGAGAATATCCAACTCTTTTGCTAAGGGATTTAGCAAAATCAGTCTGATCattttctactttcaaaataaaaagaactatgtCTCATGAAAGATAGTTACTTTCCAACATGGGGAAACACCATACATCCTAAACAGGACTCTGTTACCTACACGTGCAAAGCATTCTTCTGTTTCGTGCCAAAAGTCATAAAATGATAACTTTTGGTCCTGTGAAACCTGGGGGTTCAGCATTTGCTCCTGGGATTCCAGAAAGCAAAAAGTAAAGATTGAATGGTGTCCCCTGGAGTGGTATGACATGAGGGCCCTGGAAGTAATTTTCAGCTcagaacagtaataaaaataacaaaaacattaaaaaataattaatatctgATAAATATTCTAGGCAGTGTGCTCAACATTTTATACACAATTACagcatttaatcttcaaaatcctCAAAGATCCCAAGTGACACATTGAGGCTCAGGACACTTGTGTTAGTTCTCCAAATCATATTTTTGGAAAGTATGAAATCCAGATTCATGTTTAGACAGTATGACCTAGAGTCCTCAGCCTTAGTGACCATCCTAAGTTCACTCCAGTAAGGAGGAGCTACTGATAACCACCTGACTTTGTAGGAGACCATCTGGGTAAAGAGTCCAAGCAGAGCCtaggttacctttttttttttttttttcagaaatgctgAGGAGAAGTTCCCACATCAGGTGTAGAGATGATAGCTGATGTCTCCCAAGGGAACTTCATGTTTAGAACAAATGGTGAAAAGAGATCTTTTCTAAAAGCGACGAGCTTACGCAAAAAGAAAAGGGACTGTTGTGCATAGGAGAGGCTCTTCCTatgggcccggggccggggctggggaaCGAGCTGGATCTGAGGCTAGGACAAGATCAAGGAAACAAAGCAGCTGCCAGATGGACTTATTAGCTTAGCCTGGTTCCCTGGGATCCTGCCTCCACACAGACCACAGAGCCTCCCTCCTGTGCTTCTGCTTTTGCTGCCTTGGGCAGATATGGAGCCTGTCTGTCATTGTCACCAAGACTCTTCTTTCTGCTGCCTTTGCTCTTAAAGGCCTCAACCCACCTGTAAGATTAGTTGGTCCACAAGTCAAGAAAAAAGTTTAGCTGGTTGACAGCCCGTCAACGGAACCCCGTGCTGAAGGCTGTGGTGTTAAAGACGAGGGACCCTTCTTCCTGCTGTCTGTGTGCCCTTAATCCAATAGGAGGCATGGGGGCAAgcaggaaagcagagagaagcagaggataGAAAGCAAGTCTCACTCAAACAGGGCCCACGTTGGTCCTGACACCGGTGGTAGTGATATTAGTGTGAGGAATCTTTCTTGATGATTCCAATAATTTGGAGTAATGTTGGGAAGTAGGGGACGACAGCGGCAAAAATAATCCCATAGGTTAAGGATGTCCTCGTGAAGAGAATCAATGCACAGAGTTGATAGAGCAAAGGACACAAAAGGGTGTGTATTCAAAGAGGCGTGGAACACAAGTAGCACATTTGGGAAGGtttaaaggaagtaaaataagaGAACAATGAGTGTACAAGGACCATTGCTTCTCGAGCCAAGAAAACCAGCGAATTTGACGGACAATGACTTTCTTATCAAGAGCAGCTACTGAATCGCGAGACTCTGAGGTCTCCAAAGGCCACCCGTGTGACAGTCGCTAATGGATCCTCTGCACCTAGCACAGGACTAACATAGAATTGCTACTCAAAAGTGTTTTTAATAAATCAATCTTGAAATCTGGAGGAGCAAACCCTTATCAGCACTTCCTGGATAATACTTAGTGACCACGTTTCCTCTTCCTGGGTTTAGCAATTGGTCTTGGGATGAAGGCTGCGTGAAGCCAGCCCGGATTACAGTGAATAGGCCCTGGCTCTGGGGGCAGCTGCAGTTGTGTTTCTGCCCTGGATTCCTAATCGTTAACTCCATGCGCTCGGACTCATTATTGAAATTCTATGATTCGCATTTCTCATTGGGAAAAACCAGGGTTAATATTGCTTCCACAGGATTGTCGTGAGTACAAATGAGACGGTGCGTGTAAGGTACTTATCACAAGCTCGGGTGTTATTAAAAAATGTCAGCCCTTATAAACATGCAAGGGCCCCAGGGCTGGAGATGATCTTAGTGACCAACTCTGACCCATCCTCAGAAAGTTCGGGTCAGcttttcagaaatgcaaatgCAGGGGCAGCCCGGGAACCCAGCGGTTGAGCtccgtctttggcccagggcctgatcctggaaacccgggatcgagtcccacgtcgggctccctgcatggagcctgcttctccctctgcctgtgtctctgcctctctctctctctctgtctctcatgaataaataaataaaatctttaaaaaaaaaaaaacaaaagaaatgcaaatgcatGCATGGGCTTCactttcagattttctaaatCATAAGTTCTGATGACCAACTGGTTTTGGGGAATCGCTGATCTGATCCAGCCAGAAGTATTACAGATACAGAAACAGCACAACTTAGTGGCAAAACAAGGTATAAAATCTGGTTTGGACGGTGTTTCTGTGATGCCACAGTCACCCAGTGAGGCCTGGAAGCCCGTGGAGGACAGAGTCAGTGACTCTTACAATCAGTGACTGGTGGGTTTCATGAAATTTTGGGGAAAGACGTTGATTGGTataatgtcatttctttttctcttttttaagacttttttcatttatttgagagagagtatgagcatgcgcaggagtggggtggggggtcgagggaaagagtctcaagcagacgccctgctgagcacagagcctgaccctggcccttgatctcaggacctgagctgaaaccaagagtcggacgcttaaccaactgagccagccaggcgccccggtataatttcatttcttgaaCACCAAATAGATCAAACAAAACTATGTGTTTACTGAGGACAGAGAATAAAGTAGAGCCCTGAGGTCGAAACCACCTCTGTCTCTGAACAAGGGGATTCAGGGATGGAAAGAGGAGTTGGGGCCAGTTGACAGTAGCAATGATCAGAACTCCAATGTCTTTCTCATCCCTTTCGTCCTGCTGTCCGGCCTCACCAGCATGTGGGGCCGCAGAAGAGAAGGGCAGGAGCCCGGCTGGCTGGGCAAGGAGGAAGCCAGCCTGTGCCCAATAGCAGTAGAAGCCACGTGTACGGCTACAGTGACACAACACAGCAGGGGCACTGACGCAAACAGGCCATGACATTGCTACCCATGTCCTGGACGAGGaggtttttttgttcttatttataaCAATAGAGCGAGTAGTGTTATTTTTCTGCAGTAGAAATAGATCATACtcatgaacaagtcaggaaatggtGAAATGCTGAACTTCCAGGAGGTTTTTCAGAGTCCAGCCTCCAGGTCTACCCCCTGACCCCACCAGCCCTCCTCCGACGGCAGAAAAACCTTCTAATAGCATCTTTCATGTCCTTGTTTCTCAGGCTGTAGATAATGGGGTTGAGGAAGGGAGCAAGGATTACAAAGCTGACAGCAATTGCTGTGTCCCAAAACACTGAGTAGGTGGCTGAGAACCGCAGATACATGACAGCCACACTGCCGAAGAAGAGCAGGAACACAGCAAGGTGAGCGGCACAGGTGGAGAAGGCCTTGCGGCGGCCCTCGGCAGAGGGCATCCCCAGAATCACCACGATGATCCGGACGTAGGATAGGGCGATGGCCAGGAAGGAGGCCACGATCTCCACTGCGTGGATAGCGTCCACGATGACCACCAGCGATGTGTCTGTGCAGGCCAAGCTCAACACAGGTGTGAAGTCACAGAAGATCTGCTGGATCCGGTTGGGGCCACAGAAAGGCAAGGTGGCAATCCACGCGATCTCAGGGAGCACAAGGAGGAAGCCACAGAGGCAGGACCCAGCTGTTAGCTGGGTGCACAGCTTGGGAGTCATGATGGTCGGGTAACGGAGAGGACTGCAGATGGCGACGTACCTGTCAATGGCCATTGCTGTCAGCACACAGCCTTCCGTGATGCCCAGGGAGTGGAAGAAGTACATCTGCAGGAGGCAGCCGGCCAGAGAGATGGTCTTCTGCTCACTGACCAGGCTGGAGAGCATCTTGGGGATGGTGGTCGTGGTGTACCCGACCTCCAGGAAGGAGAGGACACTGATGAAGAAGTACATGGGAGTGTGCAGGGCCATGTCCAGCTGGACCACAATGACTATCACCAGGTTCCCAGTGATGATGAATCCATAGGCGAGAAGCAGGGGGATGAAAAACAGGAGGCCACCTTGATGCAGAGGTGGGAACACAGAGAACAAGAACTCAGTCACCATAGTCTGATTCCCCAGGGTCTCCAGCCGTGTCATCtgcaagggaaagaaaggagacaaaCTCCTGGAACGGGGGTGGTGCCCAGCCACTGAAAACCGCCCCACTCCTTTTCGCGGTCAGCATCTTAAGCTGACTCTGGGGGGCCTAGAC is part of the Canis lupus dingo isolate Sandy chromosome 38, ASM325472v2, whole genome shotgun sequence genome and harbors:
- the LOC112642832 gene encoding olfactory receptor 6K6; amino-acid sequence: MTRLETLGNQTMVTEFLFSVFPPLHQGGLLFFIPLLLAYGFIITGNLVIVIVVQLDMALHTPMYFFISVLSFLEVGYTTTTIPKMLSSLVSEQKTISLAGCLLQMYFFHSLGITEGCVLTAMAIDRYVAICSPLRYPTIMTPKLCTQLTAGSCLCGFLLVLPEIAWIATLPFCGPNRIQQIFCDFTPVLSLACTDTSLVVIVDAIHAVEIVASFLAIALSYVRIIVVILGMPSAEGRRKAFSTCAAHLAVFLLFFGSVAVMYLRFSATYSVFWDTAIAVSFVILAPFLNPIIYSLRNKDMKDAIRRFFCRRRRAGGVRG